CGCCTACAAGGAGCGCTCCTTCATGAAACTGGTGGATTGGTTGACTTCGCTTGACATTCATCATGCTTCATTTTATCTTTCTTGGTCATCGATTGAATTTTTTCGATGAACCCTGGGGCCATATCGATGATTCGTTCGTACAGTTGGGTGGGCCCTTCAGTCGACAGCATCTTGATCTGTCCGTTACCGACTACGAGAAAACCGATTGGAGTAATGGAAACTCCCCCGCCGGCTCCGCCTCCGAATGGCCATCCGCCCTTATTTCCTCCTTCTTGGTGATTTGCTAATCCTTCTGCATTCATATCGAATTCACTGCCACCCGCCGCAAATCCAAATCCCACTTTTGAAATAGGAAGAATCACGGAACCATCGGGCGTTTCAACAGGATCCCCGATAATCGTGTTTACGTCTATCATTTCTTTCAGGTTTTCCATGGCCGTTTGCATCAAGCCTTCGATCGGATGTTCCGCCATATGTGTCCCTCCCTAAGCCAATAAAATACCATCCTAATACCAGCGAACATAGCCTGCCCAACCCAA
The nucleotide sequence above comes from Collibacillus ludicampi. Encoded proteins:
- the ytfJ gene encoding GerW family sporulation protein — protein: MAEHPIEGLMQTAMENLKEMIDVNTIIGDPVETPDGSVILPISKVGFGFAAGGSEFDMNAEGLANHQEGGNKGGWPFGGGAGGGVSITPIGFLVVGNGQIKMLSTEGPTQLYERIIDMAPGFIEKIQSMTKKDKMKHDECQAKSTNPPVS